The following coding sequences are from one Virgibacillus necropolis window:
- a CDS encoding IS200/IS605 family accessory protein TnpB-related protein: protein MEQTKTIKNKILSHGSTAFEPTLLVYRHALGFIVEVIEKEYSLLGGLLTKELTPAVEKFIHRTKNNPTPKYNFTSNFYKFPSYLRRSAISKGFGIVKSYRSNLQNWEDEKSKAHAEGKVFKKKPPVLRVEHDAFPVLYKGNMFNRLSTDQAEIKIHKNNDWVWEIITFNDKNLKNRGIMDWKENNPTLVKIGKKCFINFSYTKEIKLKKTKIIDQIIVSVDLGLTNSAVCSAMYSDGTVIGRKFINQPIEKDRMNTLVGKLKKAQRNSGFIEAPNYWKKINGLQNHIKVNTASEIIKFAETYDADVIVFEYLGKMHIPKGIFGAKKLRHKLHHWCKLGVQSKVEEMAHYRGMRLRRVNPKYTSSLAFDGSGEVKRNTKKDLATFQNGKVYHADLSASYNIGARYFIREILKPFSEKKRLAIQAKVPELLARTRLTLASLISLHQALRTNGAKPA from the coding sequence ATGGAACAAACAAAAACGATTAAAAATAAAATTTTATCACATGGAAGCACTGCTTTCGAACCTACACTTCTTGTTTATCGTCATGCGCTAGGTTTCATTGTAGAAGTAATCGAAAAAGAGTATTCCCTTTTGGGAGGTTTACTAACAAAAGAATTGACTCCGGCCGTTGAAAAGTTCATCCATCGAACAAAAAATAACCCCACCCCGAAATACAACTTTACAAGTAATTTTTATAAATTTCCTTCTTACCTTAGAAGATCAGCGATTTCGAAAGGTTTCGGTATCGTAAAAAGTTATCGTTCAAACCTTCAAAATTGGGAAGATGAAAAGTCTAAGGCACATGCTGAAGGTAAGGTTTTCAAGAAAAAGCCTCCGGTTTTACGTGTCGAACACGACGCGTTTCCGGTACTTTATAAAGGAAATATGTTTAATCGTCTTTCTACTGATCAAGCAGAAATTAAAATTCACAAAAATAACGACTGGGTCTGGGAGATAATCACCTTTAACGATAAAAACCTTAAAAATAGAGGAATCATGGACTGGAAAGAAAACAATCCTACGCTTGTAAAAATCGGTAAAAAATGCTTTATAAACTTCTCTTATACGAAAGAAATAAAACTCAAGAAAACAAAAATTATAGATCAAATCATTGTTTCTGTTGATCTTGGGCTGACCAATTCTGCAGTTTGCTCTGCAATGTATTCAGATGGCACTGTCATTGGAAGGAAGTTTATTAATCAACCAATAGAAAAAGACCGGATGAACACACTTGTTGGAAAGCTCAAAAAAGCACAGCGCAATTCAGGTTTTATCGAAGCGCCAAATTATTGGAAAAAAATCAATGGATTGCAAAACCATATCAAAGTAAATACGGCATCTGAAATTATAAAGTTTGCTGAAACTTATGATGCAGATGTCATTGTATTCGAATACCTAGGAAAAATGCATATTCCTAAGGGCATATTTGGTGCGAAGAAATTACGTCATAAATTGCACCATTGGTGTAAGCTAGGGGTTCAATCAAAAGTAGAGGAAATGGCTCATTATCGTGGAATGCGCTTAAGACGGGTTAATCCTAAATACACGTCCTCTCTTGCTTTCGATGGATCTGGTGAAGTGAAACGTAATACTAAAAAAGACCTTGCCACCTTTCAAAATGGCAAAGTCTATCACGCAGATTTAAGTGCTTCCTACAACATAGGAGCGAGGTATTTTATTAGAGAAATTCTTAAACCCTTTTCTGAAAAGAAGAGGTTAGCAATTCAGGCAAAAGTCCCCGAATTACTAGCTAGAACTCGGCTGACATTGGCTTCATTAATTAGCTTACATCAGGCTCTACGCACCAACGGTGCGAAACCAGCGTGA
- a CDS encoding TraB/GumN family protein encodes MSEENQNITRIHIDGKELILIGTAHISKHSAEQVKEVIEAENPDSVCIELDEQRYQSIMDGNKWRDMDIFKVIKEKKATLLLMNLAISSFQRRMAKQFGINAGQEMIQGIESAKAINADLVLADRNIQTTFSRVWRGVGLKGKGILLMQVIGSIFTKETISEEDLEKMKSQDMLDSMLADMTANFPKLKKPLIDERDQYLSQKIKDAPGKKIVAVLGAAHVPGIKVEINKEHDLERLSQVPPKSKVPKIIAWLIPIFLLSIIAYTFYSNPDAALQQTISWVLWNGSLSAIGVAIAFGHPLAFLTAFVAAPITSLDPITAAGWFAGFVQAYFVRPNVGDFENLAEDVHSVKGFWNNKVTRILLVVVLANLGSSLGTFIGGADVIRLFFENL; translated from the coding sequence ATGTCTGAGGAAAACCAAAATATTACGAGGATACATATAGATGGTAAGGAACTTATACTTATTGGAACTGCCCATATATCAAAACACAGTGCGGAACAGGTAAAGGAAGTTATTGAAGCTGAAAACCCAGATTCTGTTTGTATAGAGCTTGATGAACAACGATATCAATCGATTATGGATGGAAATAAATGGCGTGATATGGATATATTTAAAGTTATTAAAGAAAAGAAAGCAACACTACTTTTAATGAATCTTGCAATATCCTCTTTTCAACGTCGTATGGCAAAACAATTTGGAATTAATGCGGGTCAAGAAATGATTCAGGGGATTGAATCAGCTAAAGCCATTAATGCTGATCTAGTGTTAGCTGATCGAAACATCCAAACAACCTTTTCTCGTGTATGGCGCGGGGTTGGGTTGAAGGGTAAGGGAATTCTCCTCATGCAGGTTATCGGTAGTATTTTTACAAAAGAAACAATTTCGGAAGAGGATCTGGAAAAAATGAAGTCTCAGGATATGCTGGATTCGATGCTTGCTGATATGACGGCAAATTTTCCAAAATTAAAGAAGCCTCTAATTGATGAGCGGGATCAGTATTTGTCCCAAAAGATTAAAGATGCACCGGGAAAAAAGATTGTTGCTGTCCTAGGAGCTGCTCACGTTCCTGGTATTAAGGTTGAAATAAATAAAGAACATGATTTAGAACGTCTATCTCAGGTTCCTCCCAAGTCAAAAGTGCCTAAAATTATTGCTTGGCTCATTCCAATTTTTCTTCTTTCGATTATTGCTTATACCTTTTATTCCAATCCAGATGCTGCACTTCAGCAAACAATTAGCTGGGTGCTATGGAATGGAAGCTTATCAGCAATTGGAGTTGCAATCGCTTTCGGACACCCACTTGCATTTCTTACTGCTTTTGTTGCAGCACCAATAACGTCGCTCGATCCAATTACTGCCGCTGGCTGGTTTGCAGGATTTGTCCAAGCCTATTTCGTCCGACCAAATGTAGGCGATTTTGAAAACCTTGCGGAAGATGTTCATAGTGTTAAAGGTTTTTGGAACAATAAAGTAACACGTATACTGCTTGTTGTTGTACTAGCAAACCTGGGTAGCTCACTCGGAACATTTATTGGTGGAGCTGACGTCATTCGTTTGTTTTTCGAAAACTTATAG
- a CDS encoding type 1 glutamine amidotransferase domain-containing protein, which produces MRLKNKKVIALVEHDFEDLELWYPVLRLQEEGAKVHLVGKEANKTYVGKYGVPAESAYAFTDIKAADYDAILVPGGWAPDKLRRYPEVLEFVREMDEAKKPIGQICHAGWVLISADILKGKNVTSTPGIKDDMTNAGANWSDEPVVVDGHIVSSRRPPDLPPYVKAFADKLAES; this is translated from the coding sequence ATGCGACTTAAGAATAAAAAAGTGATTGCACTTGTGGAACATGACTTTGAAGATCTAGAACTTTGGTATCCAGTTCTACGACTGCAAGAAGAAGGCGCAAAAGTCCATTTAGTTGGTAAAGAAGCAAACAAAACGTACGTTGGAAAATATGGTGTACCAGCTGAATCAGCATATGCTTTCACGGATATAAAAGCTGCTGACTATGATGCAATCCTTGTTCCTGGTGGATGGGCTCCAGATAAATTACGCCGCTATCCTGAAGTTCTGGAATTTGTCCGGGAAATGGATGAAGCAAAAAAGCCAATTGGTCAAATCTGTCACGCTGGTTGGGTACTCATTTCAGCGGATATTTTAAAAGGGAAAAACGTTACGAGCACTCCTGGAATCAAAGATGACATGACTAACGCCGGGGCTAATTGGAGTGACGAGCCCGTTGTCGTTGACGGTCACATCGTATCAAGCCGCCGCCCACCAGATTTACCACCTTATGTGAAGGCATTTGCAGATAAATTAGCTGAAAGTTAA
- a CDS encoding aminoglycoside phosphotransferase family protein yields MKIPNAFQEKIIGCFGDDGKDWLHTLEAKIQSYLKNWDLTSIGPVSNLSYNYVLRVLDSEVKPCILKLGVPGFDFQNEVRTVHLYNGEGCAKLLKADSENGAILLDQLVPGTMLSEVEDESIVIRHYIKVWEAIRRPLPEGNSMPMISDWVTSITRYRASDQNGDSPISESILDLAERFFHELIETAEPELLHGDLHHENILYSERHGWMAIDPKGVGGDPYFDLISFLFNHLHEKENPRALLKYRIEAFCEHLDLDRERLLKAAISMSTLSVCWSLEDNDPDWDKTYQCTKWLVEFMDD; encoded by the coding sequence ATGAAAATTCCTAACGCATTTCAGGAGAAGATAATCGGCTGTTTTGGTGACGATGGTAAGGATTGGTTACATACATTAGAAGCAAAAATTCAATCTTATCTAAAGAATTGGGATCTCACTTCTATCGGGCCGGTATCAAATCTCTCTTATAATTATGTGTTACGAGTGTTGGATTCAGAAGTAAAGCCGTGTATTTTAAAACTGGGAGTACCGGGATTTGATTTTCAAAATGAGGTTCGAACCGTTCACTTATATAATGGAGAAGGTTGTGCAAAACTATTAAAAGCAGACTCGGAAAATGGCGCGATACTTCTTGACCAGCTTGTACCAGGAACGATGCTTTCCGAGGTAGAGGATGAATCTATCGTTATCAGGCACTACATAAAGGTGTGGGAAGCTATCCGGCGGCCGTTACCAGAGGGCAATTCCATGCCAATGATAAGTGACTGGGTTACTAGTATTACAAGATACCGGGCTAGTGACCAGAATGGTGATAGTCCAATTTCCGAGTCTATTTTAGATTTGGCTGAAAGGTTTTTTCATGAGTTGATTGAAACAGCAGAACCTGAATTGCTTCATGGTGATTTGCATCATGAAAATATTTTGTATTCTGAGCGGCATGGTTGGATGGCCATTGACCCAAAGGGAGTGGGAGGCGATCCGTATTTTGACCTCATATCCTTTCTATTCAATCATCTGCACGAAAAAGAAAATCCAAGGGCGCTGCTGAAATACCGGATAGAAGCTTTTTGTGAACACTTGGACCTCGACCGTGAACGGTTGCTGAAAGCTGCTATATCCATGTCTACTCTTTCTGTTTGCTGGAGTTTAGAGGATAATGATCCAGATTGGGATAAAACATATCAGTGTACAAAGTGGCTAGTGGAATTCATGGATGATTAA
- a CDS encoding SAM-dependent methyltransferase, with protein sequence MSIHTGGYQKESNRSYHYHPYEPTQYSALEVLFDSYELKSSDHMVDFGCGKGRLNFFANYFYQAHVTGVEMDPTFYQIAIENQSSYRIKNKQSNDKIHFHCCLAEDYHIDRLDNRFYFFNPFSKEIFMNVVNNILRSVEVSEREVDLIVYYPSDDYIFYLENDTVFKLKEEIRLPGYKDDSYERFLIYRLN encoded by the coding sequence ATGAGCATCCATACAGGTGGGTACCAAAAGGAATCGAATAGATCCTACCACTATCATCCCTATGAACCAACTCAATACAGTGCATTAGAAGTTTTATTTGACAGCTATGAGTTGAAAAGCAGCGATCATATGGTTGACTTTGGGTGTGGCAAGGGTAGGCTGAATTTCTTTGCTAATTACTTCTATCAAGCACACGTTACAGGTGTGGAAATGGACCCAACGTTCTACCAGATAGCAATTGAAAATCAGAGTAGTTATAGGATAAAAAATAAGCAAAGTAACGATAAAATTCATTTCCATTGCTGCCTAGCAGAAGACTATCATATTGATCGCCTGGACAATCGGTTCTATTTTTTTAACCCATTTTCAAAAGAAATTTTCATGAATGTCGTTAATAATATATTACGCTCAGTGGAAGTTTCAGAACGGGAAGTGGACCTGATAGTATACTATCCTTCAGACGATTATATCTTTTATTTGGAGAATGATACGGTTTTTAAGTTGAAAGAGGAGATCAGGTTGCCGGGTTATAAAGATGATTCATATGAGCGCTTTTTGATCTATCGTCTAAACTAG
- a CDS encoding YwaF family protein: MITSWWSEETDYITVFGVNHIIYLVIVIAALFALLLNRNRVKANPNKIGNVILIVLIIQQILLYSWYLIETGFNLSESLPLHICRISTLLGMYFLLTKNKKALEIMFYFGLYAYGSFLYPQRIYPVYHVIGISFVVNHAVTILLPFYAYIAYNWRPRFSGVIRSYFIFLLYFVGVYFLNPVIDGNYFYLKYRPFFKEWPEEVYIAGVLVVTFVGFCLAFSLVRAIPKSKKESVKK, from the coding sequence ATGATAACTAGCTGGTGGAGTGAAGAAACAGATTATATTACTGTTTTTGGTGTGAATCATATTATTTACCTAGTTATTGTAATAGCTGCTTTATTCGCACTCCTGCTCAATCGAAATCGGGTAAAAGCGAACCCAAATAAAATTGGTAATGTAATTTTAATAGTATTGATTATACAGCAGATTTTGCTCTATTCCTGGTATCTCATAGAGACGGGCTTTAACCTTTCTGAATCGCTCCCCCTTCACATTTGTCGAATTTCTACCTTGCTTGGTATGTATTTTCTTCTAACAAAAAATAAAAAGGCACTTGAAATAATGTTCTACTTTGGACTGTATGCATATGGGTCATTTTTATACCCGCAACGGATTTATCCGGTCTACCATGTGATTGGTATTTCATTTGTTGTAAACCATGCTGTGACTATTTTATTGCCGTTTTATGCCTATATTGCTTATAACTGGAGGCCGAGGTTCAGTGGGGTAATAAGGTCCTATTTCATTTTTCTGCTATATTTCGTTGGGGTGTATTTTCTAAACCCTGTAATTGATGGCAACTATTTTTATCTGAAATACCGCCCCTTTTTCAAAGAATGGCCAGAGGAAGTTTATATAGCAGGGGTGCTCGTGGTGACTTTTGTTGGGTTTTGTTTAGCCTTTTCTCTAGTAAGAGCAATTCCTAAAAGTAAAAAGGAGAGTGTTAAAAAATGA